One window of Triticum dicoccoides isolate Atlit2015 ecotype Zavitan chromosome 5A, WEW_v2.0, whole genome shotgun sequence genomic DNA carries:
- the LOC119298338 gene encoding protein TPR1-like: MKVACTLSQGSNVTSMDFHPSRHTLRLVGSANGEFTLWEISMRERLLTKPFEIWDMQACSTQFQGVMAKDSSMAINRVTWSPDGDLIGVAFTKHLIHLHAYRHPNETYQFVEIEAHSGRVNDIVFSRSRKQLYVVTCGDDKLIKVWDMHGQKIYSFEGHEAPVYSICPHHIDEVKFIFSISLDGKMKTWLYEYLGTKLDFDVPGKWCGAILNSADGTRLFSCGTSKEGDTHLVEWNQIEGSVERSYSGFRKKPFGVAQGVVQFDTARNHILAAGEDNQIMFWDVDNTNMLTCIEAGGGLPSFPRLRFNKEGNLLAVNTVDSGFKILANTDGLRSLPAFGNVPSEVFRSPYEASEMKVSDPAIVASISPNIGQTDDLDTKYPAKPSQVNCSDRAFGSVDKKRRISEEKSDKAKPWELKEVQQFCVDTMLETDHASKVSKVLDDDNLLREIIIRVGFPTTLVHAALICKRWYQHASEPAFLRLFHERHPPRLLGFYIENRKDYNMASIRFIPMLPQPPELSTVIRTMQSYSWGFYHGAPANFRCSRKGRVLISLYNLVNDNNFTSRVHSPLCPERGLAVVPPLPHIQIQDDYYYSMLLVEEADSVSYFHVLLVANMQRTKYTVHVNMLRHGDGVWRTCLTFDKDQLLDPEWEPKAVLANNKIYIASTQNSIDFFDLTTSSISTVQLPHGVEYGDRDTMLAPAHDASDVYLIHAKNLQLDIWLHKGDNWLLVDTISLRDMVANLRIPGCEVEDEPIAPLWINHVGSYAEFVFLEMGQCALHLDVKCRQLRKVYDMTEEELDLGDIHPLTMIWPPIFPALTDNLARFAFWPLDDLYIAFVEVT, translated from the exons ATGAAAGTAGCTTGCACGCTATCACAGGGATCTAATGTAACTAGCATGGACTTTCATCCTTCTCGTCATACGCTACGACTAG TTGGATCTGCTAATGGTGAATTTACACTCTGGGAGATCAGTATGCGTGAGAGGCTGCTCACAAAGCCCTTCGAAATTTGGGACATGCAAGCATGTTCAACACAATTTCAG GGTGTCATGGCTAAAGACTCTTCCATGGCCATTAATCGAGTTACATGGAGCCCTGATGGAGACTTGATTG gtgTTGCATTTACAAAGCATTTGATCCATCTGCATGCATACCGGCATCCAAATGAAACATATCAATTTGTAGAG ATTGAGGCTCATTCTGGAAGAGTTAATGACATAGTTTTCTCTCGGTCACGTAAGCAACTTTATGTTGTCACTTGCGGAGATGACAAGCTGATAAAG GTCTGGGACATGCATGGGCAGAAAATTTATTCGTTTGAAGGGCATGAGGCACCTGTGTATTCTATTTGCCCTCATCACATAGACGAGGTTAAG TTTATTTTCTCAATTTCCCTTGATGGGAAAATGAAGACATGGCTTTATGAGTATCTGGGAACTAAGCTGGACTTTGATGTTCCAGGAAAATGGTGTGGTGCAATTCTCAATAGTGCCGATGGCACTAG GTTGTTCTCTTGCGGAACAAGCAAAGAGGGGGACACACATTTAGTTGAGTGGAACCAAATTGAAGGATCTGTCGAGAGGTCATATTCTGGATTCCGTAAAAAACCATTTGGTGTAGCGCAGGGTGTCGTGCAGTTTGATACAGCTCGGAATCACATTTTAGCTGCTGGCGAAGATAACCAAATTATGTTTTGGGATGTCGATAACACCAACATGCTTACCTGCATTGAAGCTGGTGGAGGCTTGCCA AGCTTTCCACGATTAAGGTTCAATAAAGAAGGCAATCTGCTTGCTGTTAATACAGTAGATAGTGGTTTTAAGATACTTGCAAATACTGATGGGCTCAGATCTTTACCGGCTTTTGGTAATGTGCCTTCCGAAGTATTCAGATCGCCATATGAAGCTTCTGAGATGAAG GTCTCAGATCCTGCTATTGTCGCGAGCATCTCTCCTAACATTGGCCAAACTGATGACTTAGACACAAAATATCCTGCAAAGCCATCTCAAGTG AATTGCAGTGATCGAGCATTTGGAAGCGTAGATAAAAAGCGAAGAATTTCAGAAGAAAAGTCTGATAAAGCGAAACCTTGGGAGCTGAAGGAGGTTCAGCAATTTTGTGTTGATACAATGCTAGAAACTGACCACGCCAGCAAG GTATCCAAGGTGCTCGACGACGACAACCTCCTCAGGGAGATCATCATCCGCGTCGGCTTCCCAACCACCCTCGTCCATGCCGCCCTCATCTGCAAGCGCTGGTACCAGCATGCCTCCGAACCTGCCTTCCTCCGCCTTTTCCACGAGCGCCACCCACCCCGCCTCCTCGGCTTCTACATCGAGAACAGGAAGGATTATAACATGGCTTCTATTCGCTTCATCCCGATGCTACCTCAGCCCCCAGAGCTTTCGACCGTCATCCGCACTATGCAGAGCTACAGTTGGGGCTTCTACCACGGCGCCCCGGCCAACTTCCGCTGCTCCCGGAAAGGCAGAGTCCTCATCAGCTTGTACAACCTGGTCAACGACAACAATTTCACAAGTCGGGTGCACAGTCCATTATGTCCTGAGAGAGGCCTGGCTGTCGTCCCACCATTACCACACATCCAAATCCAGGACGATTATTACTATAGTATGCTCTTGGTGGAAGAAGCCGACAGTGTGTCCTACTTTCATGTGTTGCTTGTGGCTAACATGCAGAGAACAAAATATACGGTGCACGTAAATATGTTGCGACATGGTGATGGTGTGTGGCGCACATGTCTTACCTTCGACAAAGACCAACTTCTTGATCCGGAATGGGAACCAAAAGCTGTGCTCGCCAACAATAAAATCTACATAGCGAGCACACAGAACAGCATTGATTTCTTTGATTTGACTACCTCAAGCATCTCCACGGTTCAGCTCCCACATGGGGTGGAGTATGGCGATAGAGATACCATGTTGGCACCGGCTCATGATGCTTCTGATGTGTATCTCATCCATGCTAAGAATCTTCAGCTTGACATCTGGCTCCACAAGGGGGACAACTGGTTGCTGGTGGACACCATTTCTTTGCGTGACATGGTTGCTAATTTGAGGATTCCAGGTTGTGAGGTTGAGGATGAGCCCATTGCTCCTCTCTGGATAAACCATGTGGGGTCCTATGCTGAGTTTGTGTTCTTGGAGATGGGCCAATGCGCACTTCACTTAGATGTCAAGTGTAGGCAGTTGCGTAAAGTGTATGATATGACAGAAGAAGAACTGGATTTGGGTGATATCCATCCTCTTACAATGATTTGGCCGCCCATATTCCCTGCTCTCACTGATAACCTTGCAAGGTTTGCCTTTTGGCCTTTAGATGATTTGTATATTGCTTTTGTTGAGGTTACATAG